A DNA window from Actinokineospora baliensis contains the following coding sequences:
- a CDS encoding MaoC family dehydratase: MHEQHPVGYRKVGENRFREVVGFCYEDLIVGAVIEHRPGRTVTEMDNVLMSVLSMNDAPLHIDAAYSEKGMWGRPLVSSLVTLSIVAGMAARSTSGRALANLGWENIRLPAPVFVGDTLYAESEITGKRLSKSRPGEGIAHCRTIGKNASGEVVLSFERSFLVALRDNDGADASGY; the protein is encoded by the coding sequence GTGCACGAGCAGCACCCGGTCGGGTACCGCAAGGTCGGCGAGAACCGGTTCCGGGAGGTCGTCGGCTTCTGCTACGAGGACCTCATCGTCGGCGCGGTGATCGAGCACCGGCCGGGGCGCACCGTGACCGAGATGGACAACGTGCTGATGTCGGTGCTCAGCATGAACGACGCGCCGCTGCACATCGACGCCGCCTACAGCGAGAAGGGGATGTGGGGCAGGCCGCTGGTGTCGAGCCTGGTGACGTTGAGCATCGTCGCCGGGATGGCCGCCCGCAGCACCAGCGGCCGGGCGCTGGCCAACCTCGGCTGGGAGAACATCCGGCTGCCCGCGCCGGTGTTCGTCGGCGACACCCTCTACGCCGAGAGCGAGATCACCGGCAAGCGGTTGTCCAAGAGCAGGCCGGGGGAAGGCATCGCGCACTGCCGCACGATCGGGAAGAACGCCTCCGGTGAGGTGGTGCTCAGCTTCGAGCGCAGTTTCCTGGTGGCGCTGCGCGACAACGACGGCGCCGACGCGTCGGGGTACTGA
- a CDS encoding aminotransferase class I/II-fold pyridoxal phosphate-dependent enzyme yields the protein MTETDVREITGPRNFRNSTALVDNADPVWQAAADNGLIGITVDHESNNRLVVPETGHAFANMCSCSYLGLNRHPAVLDGVVDAVRETGTIELMTSTTRIRPTIQLRLEEELGDLFGARILLSTTCSTVTAGLLPLLASGHLAEGGPRVMIFDRYAHFSMSYVKATCAQESLVLTSGHNDIDFIADACRKYPSVAYIADGAYSMGGSAALEQLLELQDRYGLYLYFDDSHSLSIMGERGEGFVRSHTAPGPLTTIVASLGKGFGSGGGLAMLHSSKQVEFLARHGGPLGWSQNLSVPTIGAALGSAAIHRSAELGKLQGELAANLARFDELLPTPLAGNGLPVRRIDVGEADRAVRLSTELYQRGYYSSAVFFPIVPRGQAGLRVMIRSDMEHADLTAFAGHVTELLSS from the coding sequence ATGACCGAGACCGACGTCCGGGAGATCACCGGTCCGCGGAACTTCCGCAACAGCACCGCGCTGGTGGACAACGCCGACCCGGTGTGGCAGGCCGCCGCCGACAACGGGCTGATCGGCATCACCGTCGACCACGAGTCCAACAACCGGCTGGTCGTGCCCGAGACCGGGCACGCGTTCGCGAACATGTGCTCGTGCTCCTACCTGGGCCTCAACCGGCACCCGGCGGTGCTCGACGGCGTGGTCGACGCCGTGCGCGAGACCGGCACGATCGAGCTGATGACCTCCACGACCCGCATCCGGCCGACCATCCAGCTGCGGCTGGAGGAGGAGCTCGGTGACCTGTTCGGCGCGCGGATCCTGCTCAGCACCACGTGCAGCACGGTGACCGCTGGTCTGCTGCCGCTGCTGGCCTCCGGGCACCTGGCCGAGGGCGGCCCGCGGGTGATGATCTTCGACAGGTACGCGCACTTCTCGATGTCCTACGTGAAGGCCACCTGCGCCCAGGAGAGCCTGGTGCTCACCAGCGGGCACAACGACATCGACTTCATCGCCGACGCCTGCCGCAAGTACCCCAGCGTGGCCTACATCGCCGACGGGGCCTACTCGATGGGCGGGTCCGCCGCGCTGGAGCAGCTGCTGGAGCTGCAGGACCGCTACGGCCTGTACCTGTACTTCGACGACTCGCACTCGCTGTCGATCATGGGTGAGCGGGGCGAGGGTTTCGTCCGCTCGCACACCGCGCCCGGCCCGCTGACCACGATCGTGGCCAGCCTGGGCAAGGGGTTCGGCAGCGGCGGCGGGTTGGCGATGCTGCACAGCTCCAAGCAGGTGGAGTTCCTGGCCAGGCACGGCGGCCCGCTGGGCTGGTCGCAGAACCTGTCGGTGCCCACCATCGGCGCGGCGCTGGGCAGCGCGGCGATCCACCGCAGCGCCGAGCTGGGGAAGCTGCAGGGCGAGCTGGCGGCGAACCTGGCCCGCTTCGACGAGCTGCTGCCCACGCCGCTGGCGGGCAACGGGCTGCCGGTGCGGCGCATCGACGTCGGCGAGGCGGACCGGGCGGTGCGGCTCTCGACCGAGCTCTACCAGCGCGGCTACTACAGCTCCGCGGTGTTCTTCCCGATCGTGCCGCGCGGGCAGGCCGGGCTGCGCGTCATGATCCGGTCGGACATGGAGCACGCCGACCTGACCGCGTTCGCCGGTCACGTCACCGAACTGCTTTCGAGCTGA